One genomic segment of Paraburkholderia caffeinilytica includes these proteins:
- a CDS encoding LacI family DNA-binding transcriptional regulator encodes MATIKDVAAVAGVSFTTVSHVVNNSRPVSADVRAKVEHAIRQLHYVPSAVARSLKARATATIGLVLPNSTNPYFAEMARGIEDGCSRNGYCLFFCNSDDDPAKQRNYLRVLQEKRIDGLIVASAGDDAVLAHSLADAHQPLVVVDRNIEGVNADLVQIDHEKGGYLATRHLLELGHVRIGCITGPVKTAVSAMRVHGFIRAMTERGIEIPSGAIVESDFSGTGGHRAAGQLFDTVKPSAIFAGNDMMGIGALRAAAERNISVPRDCSIIGFDDIELGRFTYPSLSTVGQSVRALGDMAAQTLIERIAGTSSGSPRAPGRRRVVSPRLIVRESTSTWAGVARRDLAA; translated from the coding sequence ATGGCGACGATCAAGGATGTAGCGGCCGTGGCAGGCGTGTCGTTCACGACGGTATCGCACGTCGTGAACAACTCACGGCCGGTGTCGGCCGACGTGCGCGCGAAGGTCGAACACGCGATCCGTCAGCTCCACTATGTACCGTCGGCGGTGGCCCGCTCGCTCAAGGCACGGGCGACGGCGACGATCGGTCTGGTGTTGCCGAACAGCACGAACCCGTATTTCGCGGAGATGGCGCGGGGTATCGAGGATGGTTGCTCGCGCAACGGCTACTGCCTGTTCTTCTGCAATTCCGACGACGATCCGGCCAAGCAGCGTAACTATCTGCGCGTCCTGCAGGAAAAGCGTATCGACGGACTGATCGTCGCCTCCGCAGGCGACGACGCCGTGCTGGCTCATTCGCTTGCCGACGCTCACCAGCCGCTGGTCGTGGTGGACCGCAATATCGAAGGCGTGAACGCGGATCTGGTGCAGATCGACCACGAGAAGGGCGGCTATCTCGCGACGCGTCATCTGCTCGAGCTGGGGCATGTGCGGATCGGCTGCATCACCGGACCCGTGAAGACGGCGGTGAGCGCCATGCGGGTGCACGGCTTCATCCGCGCTATGACCGAGCGCGGTATCGAGATTCCGTCCGGGGCGATCGTCGAAAGCGATTTTTCGGGGACGGGCGGTCATCGCGCGGCGGGACAACTGTTCGACACCGTGAAGCCGTCGGCGATTTTTGCCGGCAACGACATGATGGGCATCGGGGCGTTGCGCGCCGCGGCGGAGCGCAATATCAGCGTGCCGCGCGATTGCTCGATCATCGGTTTCGACGATATCGAACTGGGACGATTCACCTATCCGTCGCTCTCGACGGTCGGGCAGTCGGTCCGTGCGCTTGGCGATATGGCCGCGCAGACGCTGATCGAACGCATTGCCGGGACCTCGTCGGGCAGTCCGCGCGCGCCGGGACGCCGGCGTGTCGTGTCGCCGCGCCTGATCGTGCGCGAATCGACCTCGACATGGGCCGGCGTGGCGAGGCGCGATCTGGCGGCCTGA
- a CDS encoding hydratase: MTPHDLANRLVEARRQHRPIDAPPPDSLPPDAATAYAIQQAVIVGLGDSTGAWKIGAKAPGGAAAGAPIPASLVLSSPARVAHAGFFRVLVELEIAFRFAEPIEPRGRAYARDEVLSKLGVVLPTIEIVDSRFARWPNVAPLAQLADAQNNGALITGHPVAYAGLARGFDFVSPELELSFDGRSLVPEATGNPAGDPRELLVWFVNHCAAMGITIEPEWTLTTGSYVGAHNVDKPGVVRGHIDGLGEVEIELT; encoded by the coding sequence ATGACGCCACACGACCTCGCGAACCGCCTCGTCGAAGCCCGCCGGCAGCATCGCCCGATCGATGCGCCCCCACCCGACAGCCTGCCGCCCGACGCGGCAACCGCATACGCGATCCAGCAGGCCGTCATCGTGGGCCTCGGCGACTCCACGGGTGCGTGGAAGATTGGCGCCAAAGCACCCGGCGGGGCCGCCGCGGGCGCGCCGATTCCGGCTTCGCTGGTGCTGTCGTCTCCCGCGCGGGTGGCCCATGCCGGCTTCTTCCGGGTGCTGGTGGAACTGGAGATCGCCTTTCGTTTCGCCGAGCCGATCGAGCCGCGCGGCCGGGCTTATGCGCGCGACGAGGTGCTGTCGAAGCTCGGCGTCGTGCTGCCGACCATCGAGATCGTCGATAGCCGCTTTGCCAGGTGGCCCAATGTCGCGCCGCTCGCGCAACTGGCCGACGCGCAGAACAACGGCGCATTGATCACGGGTCATCCGGTTGCCTATGCGGGTCTCGCACGCGGCTTCGATTTCGTATCGCCCGAACTGGAGCTGAGTTTCGACGGCCGCTCGCTGGTGCCGGAAGCCACCGGCAATCCGGCCGGCGATCCGCGCGAACTGCTGGTGTGGTTCGTCAACCATTGCGCCGCCATGGGCATCACCATCGAGCCGGAATGGACACTCACCACCGGTTCGTACGTCGGTGCGCACAATGTGGACAAGCCGGGCGTCGTGCGCGGCCACATCGACGGTCTGGGGGAAGTGGAAATTGAACTGACCTGA
- a CDS encoding PrkA family serine protein kinase: MDIYSSFATRFEKTREDELSLEEYLALCKDNPAAYATAGERMLTAIGEPEQIDTRNDPRLSRIFANKVIKVYPAFREFYGMEEVIEQVVAYFRHSAQGLEEKKQILYLLGPVGGGKSSIAERLKQLMERVPFYAIKGSPVNESPLGLFDYDEDGPILEEQYGIPRRYLKNILSPWAVKRLHEYNGDIRKFRVVRRYPSILRQIGIAKTEPGDENNQDISSLVGKVDIRKLEQYAQDDADAYSYSGGLCLANQGLLEFVEMFKAPIKVLHPLLTATQEGNFKGTEGFGAIPFDGVILAHSNESEWKAFRNNRNNEALLDRIFVVKVPYCLRYGEEVKIYEKLLRNSSLANAICAPGTLKMMAQMSVLTRLQEPENSSLFSKMQVYDGENLKDTDPKAKSYQEYRDFAGVDEGMTGVSTRFAFKILSRVFNFDSTEVAANPVHLMYVLEQQIEREQFPPETEQKYLSFIKDVLASRYAEFIGKEIQTAYLESYSEYGQNIFDRYVTYADFWIQDQEFRDHDTGESFDRAALNAELEKIEKPAGISNPKDFRNEIVNFVLRARAANAGKNPAWISYEKLRVVIEKKMFSNTEELLPVISFNAKGSAEEQRKHEDFVNRMVTKGYTPKQVRLLCDWYLRVRKSS, translated from the coding sequence ATGGATATCTACAGCAGTTTCGCGACCCGCTTCGAGAAAACGCGAGAAGATGAACTCTCGCTCGAGGAGTATCTCGCGCTCTGCAAAGACAATCCCGCCGCGTACGCTACGGCTGGCGAACGCATGTTGACGGCAATCGGCGAACCAGAACAGATCGACACTCGTAACGATCCGCGCCTGTCGCGCATCTTCGCGAACAAGGTCATCAAGGTATACCCCGCATTCCGTGAGTTCTACGGAATGGAAGAGGTGATCGAGCAGGTGGTCGCCTACTTCCGGCACTCGGCCCAGGGGCTCGAAGAAAAGAAACAGATTCTGTATCTGCTGGGGCCGGTCGGCGGCGGTAAGTCGTCGATCGCGGAACGTCTGAAGCAACTCATGGAACGCGTGCCGTTCTATGCGATCAAGGGCTCGCCTGTCAACGAGTCGCCGCTCGGTTTGTTCGATTACGACGAGGACGGTCCGATCCTCGAAGAGCAATACGGTATTCCACGCCGCTACCTGAAAAATATTCTGAGTCCGTGGGCAGTGAAGCGCCTGCACGAATACAACGGCGACATCCGTAAGTTTCGCGTGGTGCGCCGCTACCCCTCGATCCTTCGTCAGATCGGGATCGCCAAGACCGAACCGGGCGACGAAAACAATCAGGACATTTCGTCGCTGGTCGGCAAGGTCGACATCCGCAAGCTCGAACAGTACGCACAAGACGATGCGGACGCATACAGCTACTCCGGTGGCTTGTGCCTCGCGAATCAGGGCTTGCTCGAGTTCGTCGAAATGTTCAAGGCGCCGATCAAGGTCTTGCACCCGCTGCTTACCGCGACTCAGGAAGGCAACTTCAAGGGCACGGAAGGCTTCGGCGCGATCCCGTTCGACGGCGTGATCCTTGCCCACTCGAACGAGTCGGAATGGAAGGCGTTCCGCAACAACCGCAACAACGAAGCACTGCTCGACCGGATCTTCGTCGTGAAGGTGCCGTACTGCCTGCGCTACGGCGAAGAGGTCAAGATCTACGAGAAGCTGCTGCGCAATTCGTCGCTGGCCAATGCGATATGCGCGCCGGGCACATTGAAGATGATGGCGCAGATGTCGGTGCTCACGCGCTTGCAGGAGCCCGAGAATTCCAGCCTGTTCTCGAAGATGCAGGTGTACGACGGCGAGAATCTCAAGGATACCGATCCGAAGGCCAAGTCGTATCAGGAATACCGTGATTTCGCGGGCGTGGATGAAGGGATGACCGGCGTGTCGACCCGCTTTGCGTTCAAGATCCTGTCACGCGTGTTCAACTTCGATTCGACGGAAGTCGCGGCGAACCCGGTGCACCTGATGTACGTGCTCGAACAGCAGATCGAGCGCGAGCAGTTCCCGCCGGAAACCGAACAGAAGTACCTGTCGTTCATCAAGGACGTGCTGGCATCGCGCTATGCCGAGTTCATCGGCAAGGAGATTCAGACCGCGTATCTGGAGTCGTACTCCGAGTACGGTCAGAATATTTTCGATCGCTACGTGACGTATGCGGACTTCTGGATTCAGGACCAGGAATTCCGCGACCACGACACCGGCGAGAGTTTCGACCGCGCGGCGCTGAACGCCGAACTGGAGAAGATCGAGAAACCTGCGGGCATCAGCAACCCGAAGGACTTCCGCAACGAGATCGTGAACTTCGTGCTGCGTGCGCGTGCTGCGAATGCGGGGAAGAATCCCGCGTGGATCAGCTACGAGAAGCTGCGCGTCGTGATCGAAAAGAAGATGTTCTCGAACACGGAAGAACTGTTGCCGGTAATCTCGTTCAACGCCAAGGGGTCGGCGGAAGAGCAACGCAAGCACGAAGACTTCGTCAACCGCATGGTGACGAAGGGCTATACGCCGAAGCAGGTGCGCTTGCTGTGTGACTGGTATCTGCGCGTGCGCAAGTCGTCATGA
- a CDS encoding methyl-accepting chemotaxis protein — MLNKGITIKARIGLTMAFLAALLVAIGVFGMFGMSRSNDAYQDTFTNAMPSAVDIGNAELYAARERLALDRAAFTIGTPDSAPAVERARAMRVTSDMWWKKYMDLPRDAQEDRLAQDVIAKREALHQQLDAFTATVTANDQSKIVDGAKRLQAAYNDLANSDDALRKFQFDSAKQGYDSAQNSFEVFRMVSAGALLVGVLAAVLSYLTLSRAIARPLDAALGHFDAISAGDLRRPVVVTSRDEMGQLLEGIAKMQRSLTETVRTVRGGSESIATATRQIAAGNIDLSSRTEEQASALQETASSMEELTGTVKQNADNARQASSLAANASEIANKGSAVVGQVVGTMGDINQSSAKIADIISIIEGIAFQTNILALNAAVEAARAGEEGRGFAVVAGEVRSLAQRSSAAAKEIKELIDTSVERVQSGSALVDEAGRTMTEIIGAVQRVTDIMGEIAAASEEQSNGIDQVARAVTQMDEVTQQNAALVEEAAAAASSLEDQAGKLRTAVAVFQLEESGFKAPVSAAPKRAAAPARAMAARKASHAVSHPESNSVSHATQVARTPAASAAAPAPAAAAPTKMPARAVASAGSDQDWETF, encoded by the coding sequence ATGTTGAACAAAGGCATCACGATCAAGGCGCGGATTGGCCTCACGATGGCTTTTCTCGCCGCGCTGCTAGTCGCCATCGGCGTTTTCGGCATGTTCGGCATGAGCCGCTCGAATGACGCTTACCAGGACACGTTCACCAACGCAATGCCGAGCGCGGTCGATATCGGCAACGCCGAGCTTTATGCTGCGCGGGAGCGGCTGGCGCTCGATCGGGCCGCATTCACGATCGGCACGCCGGACTCGGCGCCGGCGGTCGAGCGCGCCCGTGCGATGCGTGTGACCTCCGACATGTGGTGGAAAAAGTATATGGACCTGCCGCGGGACGCTCAGGAAGACCGTCTCGCACAGGACGTCATCGCTAAACGCGAGGCGTTGCATCAGCAACTGGACGCGTTTACGGCAACCGTCACGGCGAACGACCAGAGCAAGATTGTCGACGGCGCCAAGCGCTTGCAGGCGGCATACAACGATCTCGCCAATTCGGACGACGCGCTGCGCAAGTTCCAGTTCGATTCGGCCAAACAAGGTTACGACTCGGCGCAAAACAGCTTCGAAGTCTTCCGCATGGTGAGCGCCGGTGCGCTGCTGGTGGGCGTGCTCGCCGCCGTGCTGTCCTACCTGACGCTCAGCCGCGCGATTGCCCGCCCGCTCGACGCCGCCCTGGGTCATTTCGACGCGATCTCCGCCGGCGATCTGCGCCGCCCGGTCGTGGTCACCTCGCGAGACGAAATGGGGCAGTTGCTCGAAGGCATCGCCAAAATGCAGCGTAGTCTCACCGAAACGGTGCGTACGGTGCGCGGCGGCAGCGAATCGATTGCGACGGCCACGCGGCAGATCGCGGCCGGCAATATCGACCTGTCCTCGCGAACGGAAGAGCAGGCGTCGGCGCTGCAGGAAACCGCGTCGAGCATGGAAGAGCTGACCGGCACGGTCAAGCAGAACGCCGACAACGCTCGCCAGGCGAGCTCGCTGGCGGCCAATGCGTCCGAGATCGCCAACAAGGGCAGCGCGGTGGTCGGCCAGGTGGTCGGCACGATGGGCGACATCAATCAGAGCTCGGCGAAGATTGCCGACATCATCTCGATCATCGAAGGGATTGCGTTCCAGACCAACATCCTGGCCTTGAATGCGGCCGTGGAAGCGGCGCGGGCCGGCGAAGAAGGGCGCGGGTTCGCGGTGGTGGCAGGCGAAGTGCGCAGCCTCGCGCAACGTTCGTCGGCGGCGGCCAAGGAGATCAAGGAACTGATCGACACCTCGGTGGAACGTGTGCAGTCCGGCTCGGCGCTGGTCGACGAAGCCGGCCGCACCATGACCGAGATCATCGGTGCGGTGCAGCGCGTGACCGACATCATGGGCGAGATCGCGGCGGCCTCGGAAGAGCAAAGCAACGGCATCGACCAGGTGGCGCGCGCCGTCACGCAGATGGACGAAGTCACGCAGCAGAACGCCGCGCTGGTCGAGGAAGCGGCTGCTGCGGCGTCGTCGCTCGAAGACCAGGCCGGCAAGCTGCGTACCGCGGTCGCGGTGTTCCAGCTCGAAGAAAGCGGCTTCAAGGCGCCGGTGAGCGCGGCGCCGAAGCGCGCGGCCGCGCCGGCTCGCGCGATGGCGGCACGTAAGGCGTCACATGCGGTGTCACATCCGGAGTCGAATTCCGTGTCACATGCCACCCAGGTAGCCAGAACGCCTGCTGCGTCCGCAGCGGCACCGGCGCCCGCTGCCGCCGCGCCGACAAAGATGCCGGCCAGAGCAGTGGCGAGCGCCGGCAGCGATCAGGATTGGGAAACGTTCTGA
- a CDS encoding sugar ABC transporter substrate-binding protein → MSHRIRRRMLAAAVLATATGALPFSSAFAQTAPARKPKVALVMKSLANEFFLTMETGAKDYQKHNASQFDLITNGIKDETDTANQIRIVEQMIVSKVDAIVLAPADSKALVPVVKKAVDAGIIVVNIDNRLDPDVLKSKDLNVPFVGPDNRKGAQKVGDYLARKLKAGDEVGIIEGVSTTTNAQQRTAGFKDAMQSVGAKVVSVQSGEWEIDKGNAVASAMLNEYPNLKALLAGNDNMAIGAVSAVRAAGKQGKVLVVGYDNINAIRPMLKDGRVLATADQYAAKQAVFGIDTALKAINEHKKQSQLSGVVETPCDLVAR, encoded by the coding sequence ATGAGCCATCGCATTCGCCGCCGCATGCTGGCGGCCGCTGTTCTCGCCACCGCTACCGGCGCTTTGCCGTTTTCCTCCGCCTTCGCGCAAACCGCGCCCGCCCGTAAGCCGAAGGTCGCGCTGGTGATGAAGTCGCTCGCCAACGAGTTCTTCCTGACCATGGAAACCGGCGCGAAGGACTACCAGAAACACAACGCCTCCCAGTTCGACCTGATCACCAACGGCATCAAGGACGAGACCGATACCGCGAACCAGATCCGCATCGTCGAACAGATGATCGTGTCGAAGGTCGATGCGATCGTGCTGGCGCCGGCTGATTCGAAGGCGCTGGTGCCGGTCGTCAAGAAGGCGGTCGACGCGGGCATCATCGTCGTGAACATCGACAACCGGCTCGATCCGGACGTGCTCAAGTCGAAAGACCTGAACGTGCCGTTCGTCGGCCCGGACAACCGCAAGGGCGCGCAGAAGGTCGGCGACTATCTGGCCAGAAAGCTGAAGGCGGGCGATGAAGTCGGCATTATCGAAGGCGTGTCGACCACCACCAACGCGCAGCAACGCACGGCGGGCTTCAAGGACGCCATGCAGAGCGTCGGCGCCAAGGTCGTGTCGGTGCAATCGGGCGAATGGGAAATCGACAAAGGCAACGCGGTGGCGTCGGCCATGCTCAATGAGTATCCGAACCTGAAGGCGCTCCTGGCCGGCAACGACAATATGGCGATCGGCGCGGTCTCGGCCGTACGGGCGGCAGGCAAGCAGGGCAAGGTACTGGTGGTCGGCTACGACAACATCAACGCGATCAGGCCGATGCTCAAGGACGGCCGCGTGCTCGCCACCGCCGACCAGTACGCCGCCAAGCAGGCCGTGTTCGGTATCGACACCGCGCTGAAGGCGATCAACGAGCACAAGAAGCAATCGCAGTTGTCCGGCGTGGTCGAAACGCCGTGCGATCTGGTGGCCAGATAA
- a CDS encoding GSU2403 family nucleotidyltransferase fold protein: MSPFPLYEQQEQAYCSQFANIEQAAATQDKVLMGAPGTVIEHKRGEAVYYARQYMGPEGKKQEESLGGPKGDPEVDSRVEEVRRRIDLSKDLISRIRDLGKLGFQLADNKTYATVGVLYNYGLFEAGAVLVGSHAYAVILNSLGIKAISYETEDIDIARRHQLALVNLPEGGLLAMLKETGINFVPVPAMKRGEASTSFTEAGKSRFHVDLLVPSHDDSFPTVPVAELNAHATGLPYLAYLLGRSHAGTLVSRHGAVPVRVPDATRFAIHKLLVSRLRTNTLVKSQKDVRQASVLLAMLGEHRTGDIEDACAELPRSARALVRRTLPEVESLMRDAHEAAFEELATSLSG, encoded by the coding sequence ATGTCGCCTTTTCCTCTCTACGAGCAGCAAGAACAAGCCTACTGCTCCCAGTTCGCTAACATCGAACAGGCCGCCGCCACTCAGGACAAGGTTCTGATGGGTGCGCCCGGAACGGTTATCGAACATAAACGGGGCGAGGCTGTCTACTACGCCCGTCAGTACATGGGTCCGGAAGGCAAGAAGCAGGAGGAGAGCCTTGGCGGTCCAAAGGGCGATCCAGAGGTGGATAGCCGGGTAGAGGAGGTGCGCCGACGCATCGATCTGAGCAAGGATCTCATCTCGCGAATCCGTGACCTCGGCAAGCTGGGTTTTCAACTGGCAGACAACAAAACCTATGCTACCGTCGGCGTTCTTTACAACTACGGCCTTTTCGAGGCAGGGGCTGTGCTGGTCGGCTCGCACGCTTACGCCGTGATTCTCAACTCGCTCGGCATCAAGGCTATCTCATACGAGACCGAGGATATCGATATCGCGCGCCGACATCAGCTCGCGCTCGTCAACCTTCCCGAAGGCGGACTGCTCGCAATGCTCAAGGAGACCGGCATTAACTTCGTGCCGGTCCCTGCCATGAAACGCGGCGAGGCGTCCACATCGTTTACAGAAGCAGGGAAGTCGCGCTTTCATGTCGACCTGCTGGTCCCCTCGCATGACGACTCGTTTCCCACGGTGCCTGTGGCCGAGCTCAATGCGCATGCCACGGGCTTGCCGTATCTGGCCTACCTGCTAGGCCGGTCCCATGCCGGAACGCTCGTGTCACGGCATGGCGCCGTGCCCGTACGCGTGCCTGACGCCACCCGCTTTGCCATCCATAAACTACTCGTGTCGCGCCTGCGAACGAACACGCTCGTCAAATCACAGAAGGACGTGCGCCAGGCGTCGGTATTGCTGGCCATGCTCGGCGAACATCGCACCGGCGACATCGAAGACGCCTGCGCCGAACTTCCGCGATCGGCGCGCGCACTTGTGCGCCGCACCTTGCCCGAAGTCGAATCGCTAATGCGTGACGCTCACGAAGCAGCATTCGAAGAGCTTGCAACGAGCCTCTCAGGATAG
- a CDS encoding YeaH/YhbH family protein, whose translation MLHQIIDRRLAGKNKSIANRERFLRRVKNYIRRAVSEAVRDRSIKDIQNTQSITIPRKDIAEPSFRHGPGGRREMVHPGNSDYIRGDKIQRPQGGGGGGGGSQASNEGEGQDDFVFELSREEFMQYFFDDLELPRLVKTHLMAVPTWKSIRAGWAAEGTPNNIDVVRSLRSALGRRIALGAPLVNQLHEMERQLDAMKADPDDRREEIKLLEEEIHHLRGRIWRIPFIDPFDLRYVNRVKQPTPSSQAVMFCLMDVSGSMDEQRKDLAKRFFILLYLFLKRNYEKIEVVFIRHHTRAEEVDEDTFFHSTESGGTVVSSALELMQKVMDERYSPTEWNIYGAQASDGDNWTDDSPKCRKILSDDILEKVRYFAYIQVTPEEQNLWLEYAQLALSQPHMAMKKVETAADIYPVFRELFEKQVASS comes from the coding sequence GTGCTTCATCAAATTATCGACCGCAGGTTAGCTGGTAAGAACAAGAGCATTGCAAACCGCGAGCGCTTTCTGCGCCGCGTCAAGAACTATATTCGTCGCGCCGTCTCGGAAGCGGTTCGCGATCGCAGCATCAAGGATATCCAGAACACCCAGAGCATCACCATCCCGCGCAAGGACATCGCGGAACCGTCGTTCCGGCATGGTCCCGGCGGCAGGCGGGAAATGGTGCATCCGGGCAACTCGGACTACATCCGCGGCGACAAGATCCAGCGCCCGCAAGGGGGCGGCGGCGGAGGCGGGGGCAGTCAGGCCAGCAACGAGGGCGAGGGTCAGGACGACTTCGTGTTCGAGCTGAGCCGCGAAGAGTTCATGCAGTATTTCTTCGACGACCTCGAACTCCCGCGTCTCGTCAAAACCCATCTGATGGCCGTGCCCACGTGGAAAAGCATCCGCGCCGGCTGGGCGGCCGAAGGCACGCCGAACAATATCGACGTGGTCCGCTCGCTGAGGAGCGCGCTCGGCCGCCGTATCGCGCTCGGTGCGCCGCTCGTCAATCAGTTGCACGAGATGGAACGGCAACTCGACGCAATGAAGGCCGATCCGGACGACCGTCGCGAAGAGATCAAACTGCTCGAAGAGGAAATCCACCATTTGCGCGGGCGCATCTGGCGCATTCCGTTTATCGACCCGTTCGATCTGCGCTATGTGAACCGGGTGAAGCAGCCTACGCCGTCCAGCCAGGCGGTGATGTTCTGTCTGATGGACGTGTCCGGTTCCATGGACGAGCAGCGCAAGGATCTCGCCAAGCGCTTCTTCATCCTGCTGTATCTGTTTCTCAAGCGTAACTACGAAAAGATCGAAGTGGTCTTCATTCGTCACCACACCCGCGCCGAAGAAGTCGACGAAGACACCTTCTTTCACTCGACGGAAAGCGGCGGCACAGTGGTGTCGAGCGCGCTGGAGCTGATGCAGAAGGTGATGGACGAGCGTTATTCGCCGACTGAATGGAATATTTACGGCGCTCAGGCGTCGGACGGCGACAATTGGACCGACGATTCGCCCAAGTGCCGCAAGATACTTTCGGATGACATCCTGGAGAAGGTGCGCTATTTTGCGTATATCCAGGTCACACCGGAAGAACAGAACTTGTGGCTGGAATATGCGCAGCTGGCGCTGAGCCAGCCGCACATGGCGATGAAGAAGGTCGAAACCGCGGCTGACATTTATCCGGTGTTCCGGGAGTTGTTTGAAAAGCAGGTGGCGTCTTCATGA
- a CDS encoding SpoVR family protein, with protein sequence MTAKHLHDEARGEHPARGKGVPQQQQSGHAEAKADDVGAAAAGAVDAAAARGHTGTPTEGQREVRMNVADRRPLPCPSDWTFELIEEYDSHIARVAEQYELDVYPIQLELISAEQMMDAYASVGMPVNYRHWSFGKHFLSTEKSYRRGQMGLAYEIVINSNPCIAYLMEENTMTMQALVIAHAAYGHNSFFKGNYLFRLWTDAHAIIDYLVYAKNYIAECEERFGLDRVEELLDSCHALMNYGVDRYKRPQKLSLEKEFAARREREAYLQSQVNELWRTLPTRHTPLPEEIEERYPPEPQENLLYFAEKNAPLLEPWEREVIRIVRKVGQYFYPQRQTQVMNEGWATFWHYTLLNTMYAQGKLEDGFMMEFLHSHSNVVYQPPVTKPYYSGINPYALGFSMMSDIRRICETPTEEDRKWFPELAGSPWLPAMHYAMRNFKDESFVAQYLSPHLIREMRLFSVLDDDMRDALEVSAIHDDSGYQYVRQALSRQYDMHHREPNIQVWAVNTRGDRSLTLRHFMSDNRHLSGDSDEVLKHMARLWQFDVYLESVDENGTVRKRYECKYVPPAIRV encoded by the coding sequence ATGACGGCAAAGCACCTGCACGACGAAGCGCGCGGCGAGCATCCGGCGCGCGGGAAAGGCGTGCCGCAGCAGCAACAGTCGGGGCATGCCGAGGCGAAGGCGGACGATGTGGGCGCCGCCGCAGCCGGAGCAGTCGACGCCGCTGCAGCACGGGGACACACCGGAACGCCCACTGAGGGGCAAAGGGAAGTCCGTATGAACGTAGCCGATAGACGGCCTCTGCCGTGTCCGTCCGACTGGACCTTCGAATTGATCGAAGAGTACGACTCGCATATTGCCCGTGTTGCAGAGCAATATGAACTCGACGTCTATCCGATCCAGCTCGAACTCATCAGCGCCGAACAGATGATGGACGCTTACGCGTCCGTCGGCATGCCGGTGAACTACCGTCACTGGTCGTTCGGCAAACACTTTCTCTCCACCGAAAAAAGCTACCGTCGCGGGCAGATGGGGCTGGCGTATGAGATCGTCATCAATTCGAACCCGTGCATCGCGTATCTGATGGAAGAGAACACGATGACGATGCAGGCGCTCGTCATCGCGCACGCGGCCTATGGCCACAACTCGTTTTTCAAGGGCAACTATCTGTTCAGGCTATGGACGGATGCGCACGCGATCATCGATTACCTCGTCTACGCGAAGAATTACATTGCCGAATGCGAGGAGCGCTTCGGGCTCGACCGGGTGGAGGAGTTGCTCGACTCGTGCCACGCGCTGATGAATTACGGCGTGGACCGCTACAAGCGTCCGCAGAAACTGTCGCTGGAAAAGGAGTTTGCGGCGCGCCGCGAACGCGAGGCTTATCTGCAGTCGCAGGTCAACGAACTGTGGCGCACCCTGCCGACCCGGCATACGCCGCTGCCGGAGGAAATCGAGGAACGTTATCCGCCGGAGCCGCAGGAAAATCTGCTGTATTTCGCGGAGAAGAACGCGCCCTTGCTTGAGCCATGGGAGCGGGAAGTGATCCGCATCGTGCGCAAGGTCGGCCAGTATTTCTATCCGCAACGGCAAACCCAGGTCATGAACGAAGGCTGGGCGACGTTCTGGCACTACACCTTGCTGAACACGATGTATGCCCAGGGCAAGCTGGAAGACGGTTTCATGATGGAGTTTCTCCATTCGCACAGCAATGTGGTCTACCAGCCGCCGGTCACGAAGCCGTATTACAGCGGCATCAACCCTTATGCGCTCGGTTTTTCGATGATGAGCGATATCCGCCGGATCTGCGAAACGCCGACGGAGGAGGACCGTAAGTGGTTCCCCGAGCTGGCCGGCAGTCCGTGGCTACCGGCAATGCACTACGCGATGCGCAACTTCAAGGACGAGAGTTTTGTTGCGCAGTATCTGTCGCCGCATCTGATCCGCGAGATGCGTCTGTTCTCGGTGCTCGATGACGACATGCGCGATGCGCTCGAAGTGTCGGCGATTCATGACGACAGCGGTTATCAATACGTGCGTCAGGCCTTGTCGCGGCAGTACGACATGCATCATCGGGAGCCGAATATTCAGGTGTGGGCGGTGAATACGCGTGGCGACCGGAGCCTGACGCTGAGGCATTTCATGAGCGACAACCGGCATCTGTCCGGCGATAGCGACGAAGTACTCAAACACATGGCGCGCTTGTGGCAGTTCGACGTCTACCTGGAAAGCGTCGATGAGAATGGCACGGTGAGGAAGCGGTATGAGTGCAAGTATGTGCCGCCGGCGATAAGGGTTTGA